One window of the Herbiconiux sp. L3-i23 genome contains the following:
- a CDS encoding multifunctional oxoglutarate decarboxylase/oxoglutarate dehydrogenase thiamine pyrophosphate-binding subunit/dihydrolipoyllysine-residue succinyltransferase subunit — MTGTDEGASGEFGANEWLVDELYERYLVDKNSVDKSWWPILESYHPVTTETGTITLPPLNGGSNGAVSDAAVEPGAPAPEPETPPTTPAEPTAPTPTEPVAPNPVEPNAPSPAEPSTPAPEPTSPSPAPGAPTPPEPAPSAPTAPAAPSATQAAPAAEAPSTEKVAARTTSVAPRQQPVPAQAPAPAKQDAEAQADAVTPLRGMAKTLATNMDQSLAIPTATSVRTIPAKLMIDNRIVINNHLTRARGGKVSFTHLIGWALVQVLKDFPSQNVHYTEVDGKPSLVQPAHVNLGIAIDIPKPDGSRALLVPSIKRADTMDFGEFVAAYEALVKKARSNKLEAADFQGTTISLTNPGGIGTVHSVPRLMQGQGAIIGAGALEYPAEFAGSSEKTLVELGIGKTITLTSTYDHRVIQGAGSGEFLKLVHELLIGKNGFYDDIFAALRIPYAPIHWNADINVNLAAAISKTARVHELINAYRVRGHLMADIDPLEYVQRTHPDLEIESHGLTFWDLDREFVVGGFGGLREAKLRNILGILRDSYCRTVGLEYMHIQHPEQRKWIQDKVERPYEKPQHDEQMRILSKLNEAEAFETFLQTKYVGQKRFSLEGSESLISMLDTTIQEAAEDGLSEVAIGMAHRGRLNVLTNIAGKTYGQIFREFEGTQDPRTVQGSGDVKYHLGTEGTYQGAGGATIPVYLAANPSHLEAVDGVLEGIVRAKQDRFPVGSFTVLPILIHGDAAMAGQGVVVETLQMSQLRAYRTGGTIHIVVNNQVGFTTPPSESRSSIYSTDVAKTIQSPIFHVNGDDPEAVARVAQLAYEFRQEFHRDVVIDLVTYRRRGHNEGDDPSMTQPLMYNLIEAKRSVRKLYTEALVGRGDISQDEYDDAHRDFQDRLERAFAETHAAQTASTPIVEPDADADEVADLELPESQQNDDAPGEPQSTGVSESVVTTIGDAHDNPPEGFTVHSKLQALLKKRLEMSRNGGIDWGFGEILAIGSLLVEGTAVRLVGQDSRRGTFVQRHAVFHDRSNGQEWLPLLNLNDRQAKLWIYDSLLSEYAAMGFEYGYSVERPDALVMWEAQFGDFANGAQTIIDEFISSAEQKWGQRSSVVLLLPHGYEGQGPDHSSARIERYLQLCAEDNMTVAQPSTPASYFHLLRRQAYARPRRPLIVFTPKSMLRLRGATSAVEDFTSGRFEPVIDDARIQDKAAVTRVLLHSGKIHYDLVNELAKREKSDDIALVRLEQLYPLATDRINEVVSEYPNAELVWVQDEPENQGAWPFMFLELSKQLKDRPLRVISRKAAASPAAGSAKRHAQEQAEIIRRALS, encoded by the coding sequence GTGACCGGAACCGACGAGGGTGCATCGGGAGAATTCGGCGCGAACGAGTGGCTCGTAGACGAGCTCTACGAGCGCTACCTCGTCGACAAGAACTCGGTCGACAAGTCCTGGTGGCCGATCCTCGAGAGCTACCATCCCGTCACCACCGAGACGGGCACCATCACTCTGCCGCCGCTGAACGGCGGCTCGAACGGCGCGGTATCCGACGCCGCCGTCGAGCCGGGCGCTCCGGCGCCCGAGCCCGAGACGCCGCCGACCACGCCCGCCGAGCCGACGGCGCCGACGCCGACCGAGCCGGTCGCACCGAACCCGGTCGAGCCGAACGCGCCGTCCCCGGCTGAGCCCAGCACGCCGGCCCCCGAGCCGACCTCGCCGAGCCCCGCGCCGGGCGCCCCGACTCCCCCGGAGCCCGCCCCCTCCGCACCGACGGCGCCCGCCGCCCCGTCGGCGACCCAGGCCGCCCCCGCGGCCGAGGCTCCGTCGACCGAGAAGGTCGCCGCTCGCACCACCTCCGTTGCCCCGCGCCAGCAGCCGGTCCCCGCACAGGCCCCCGCTCCCGCGAAGCAGGACGCCGAGGCTCAAGCCGACGCCGTCACCCCGCTGCGCGGAATGGCGAAGACGCTCGCCACGAACATGGACCAGAGCCTCGCCATCCCCACGGCGACGAGCGTGCGCACCATCCCCGCGAAGCTGATGATCGACAACCGCATCGTCATCAACAACCACCTGACGAGGGCCCGCGGCGGCAAGGTGTCGTTCACCCACCTCATCGGCTGGGCACTCGTGCAGGTGCTGAAGGACTTCCCGAGTCAGAACGTGCACTACACCGAGGTCGACGGCAAGCCGTCGCTGGTGCAGCCCGCGCACGTGAACCTCGGCATCGCGATCGACATCCCGAAGCCCGACGGCTCGCGGGCGCTGCTCGTGCCGAGCATCAAGCGCGCCGACACGATGGACTTCGGCGAGTTCGTCGCCGCCTACGAGGCCCTCGTCAAGAAGGCCCGCTCGAACAAGCTCGAGGCCGCCGACTTCCAGGGCACCACGATCTCGCTGACGAACCCGGGCGGCATCGGCACCGTGCACTCCGTACCGCGCCTCATGCAGGGGCAGGGCGCGATCATCGGCGCCGGCGCCCTCGAGTACCCGGCCGAGTTCGCCGGCTCGAGCGAGAAGACGCTCGTGGAGCTCGGCATCGGCAAGACGATCACGCTGACCTCGACCTACGACCACCGTGTCATCCAGGGCGCAGGGTCGGGCGAGTTCCTGAAACTCGTGCACGAGCTGCTGATCGGCAAGAACGGGTTCTACGACGACATCTTCGCGGCGCTGCGCATCCCCTACGCGCCGATCCACTGGAACGCTGACATCAACGTGAACCTCGCGGCGGCGATCTCGAAGACCGCGCGCGTGCACGAGCTGATCAACGCCTACCGGGTCCGGGGCCACCTGATGGCCGACATCGACCCGCTCGAGTACGTGCAGCGCACGCACCCCGACCTCGAGATCGAGAGCCACGGCCTCACCTTCTGGGACCTCGACCGCGAATTCGTCGTCGGCGGCTTCGGGGGTCTGCGCGAGGCGAAGCTGCGCAACATCCTCGGCATCCTGCGCGACTCGTACTGCCGCACCGTCGGCCTCGAGTACATGCACATCCAGCATCCCGAGCAGCGCAAGTGGATCCAGGACAAGGTCGAGCGGCCGTACGAGAAGCCGCAGCACGACGAGCAGATGCGCATCCTCAGCAAGCTCAACGAGGCCGAGGCCTTCGAGACCTTTTTGCAGACCAAGTACGTCGGCCAGAAGCGCTTCAGCCTCGAGGGCAGCGAGTCGCTGATCTCGATGCTCGACACCACCATCCAGGAGGCCGCCGAGGACGGGCTCTCCGAGGTCGCGATCGGCATGGCCCACCGCGGCCGGCTGAACGTGCTCACGAACATCGCGGGCAAGACCTACGGGCAGATCTTCCGCGAGTTCGAGGGCACGCAGGACCCCCGCACCGTGCAGGGCTCCGGCGACGTGAAGTACCACCTCGGCACCGAGGGCACCTACCAGGGCGCCGGCGGCGCGACGATCCCGGTGTACCTCGCCGCGAACCCGTCGCACCTCGAGGCCGTCGACGGAGTGCTCGAGGGCATCGTCCGGGCGAAGCAGGACCGCTTCCCCGTCGGCAGCTTCACGGTGCTGCCGATCCTCATCCACGGCGACGCGGCCATGGCGGGCCAGGGCGTCGTCGTCGAGACGCTGCAGATGTCGCAGCTGCGCGCCTACCGCACCGGCGGCACGATCCACATCGTCGTCAACAACCAGGTCGGCTTCACCACGCCGCCGTCCGAGAGCCGCTCGTCGATCTACTCGACGGACGTGGCGAAGACGATCCAGTCGCCGATCTTCCACGTCAACGGCGACGACCCCGAGGCCGTCGCCCGCGTCGCGCAACTCGCGTACGAGTTCCGCCAGGAGTTCCACCGCGACGTCGTCATCGACCTCGTCACCTACCGCCGCCGCGGCCACAACGAGGGCGACGACCCGTCGATGACGCAGCCGCTCATGTACAACCTCATCGAGGCGAAGCGCAGCGTCCGCAAGCTGTACACCGAGGCCCTCGTCGGCCGCGGCGACATCAGCCAGGACGAGTACGACGACGCGCACCGCGACTTCCAGGACCGCCTGGAACGCGCCTTCGCCGAGACGCACGCCGCGCAGACCGCGTCGACGCCGATCGTCGAGCCCGACGCCGACGCCGACGAGGTCGCCGACCTCGAGCTGCCCGAGTCGCAGCAGAATGACGACGCGCCGGGCGAGCCGCAGAGCACTGGCGTCTCCGAGTCGGTCGTCACGACCATCGGCGACGCGCACGACAACCCTCCCGAGGGCTTCACGGTGCACAGCAAGCTGCAGGCGCTGCTGAAGAAGCGGCTCGAGATGAGCCGCAACGGCGGCATCGATTGGGGCTTCGGCGAGATCCTCGCGATCGGTTCGCTCCTCGTCGAGGGCACCGCGGTGCGTCTCGTGGGGCAGGACAGCCGTCGCGGGACGTTCGTGCAGCGTCACGCGGTGTTCCACGACCGGTCGAACGGGCAGGAGTGGCTGCCGCTGCTCAACCTCAACGACCGTCAGGCGAAGCTGTGGATCTACGACTCGCTGCTGTCGGAGTACGCGGCGATGGGCTTCGAGTACGGCTACTCGGTCGAGCGGCCCGACGCGCTCGTCATGTGGGAGGCGCAGTTCGGCGACTTCGCCAACGGTGCGCAGACCATCATCGACGAGTTCATCTCCTCGGCCGAGCAGAAGTGGGGTCAGCGCTCGTCGGTCGTGCTGCTGCTCCCCCACGGCTACGAAGGCCAGGGACCCGACCACTCGTCGGCGCGCATCGAGCGCTACCTGCAGCTGTGCGCCGAGGACAACATGACGGTCGCGCAGCCCTCCACTCCCGCGTCGTACTTCCACCTGCTGCGCCGTCAGGCGTACGCCCGCCCGCGCCGGCCGCTCATCGTCTTCACGCCGAAGTCGATGCTGCGCCTGCGGGGTGCCACGAGCGCGGTCGAGGACTTCACGTCGGGCCGTTTTGAGCCGGTCATCGACGACGCGCGGATCCAGGACAAGGCCGCCGTCACGCGGGTCCTGCTGCACTCCGGCAAGATCCACTATGACCTGGTGAACGAGCTCGCGAAGCGCGAGAAGAGCGACGACATCGCCCTCGTCCGTCTCGAGCAGCTGTACCCGCTCGCGACCGACCGGATCAACGAGGTGGTGTCCGAGTATCCGAACGCCGAGCTGGTGTGGGTGCAGGACGAGCCCGAGAACCAGGGGGCGTGGCCGTTCATGTTCCTCGAGCTCTCGAAGCAGCTGAAGGACCGACCGCTCCGAGTCATCTCGCGCAAGGCAGCCGCCTCGCCCGCCGCGGGATCGGCGAAGCGCCACGCGCAGGAGCAGGCCGAGATCATCCGCCGCGCCCTCTCATAA
- a CDS encoding DUF4190 domain-containing protein has protein sequence MSTPEPTSANYGSSSATPASTEKKTLGIVSLVLSIVGLGLVFLSPLFGGIAAIVGIVLGFLSRGREPGARKLALAGIVVGFVAIAVGLVVFVLTTIAVMSAINSGTVTG, from the coding sequence GTGAGCACCCCGGAACCCACGTCCGCCAACTATGGTTCGTCCAGTGCGACGCCCGCATCCACGGAGAAGAAGACCCTCGGCATCGTCTCGCTGGTGCTGAGCATCGTCGGGCTCGGCCTCGTCTTCCTCTCGCCGCTGTTCGGCGGAATCGCCGCGATCGTCGGAATCGTCCTCGGATTCCTCTCGCGCGGTCGTGAGCCGGGCGCTCGCAAGCTGGCTCTGGCGGGCATCGTCGTCGGCTTCGTGGCGATCGCCGTCGGCCTCGTGGTGTTCGTGCTCACCACCATCGCCGTCATGTCGGCGATCAACTCGGGCACCGTCACCGGCTGA
- a CDS encoding SGNH/GDSL hydrolase family protein, giving the protein MTLKSLRIAVAAGVLALAGCSSPAPAAEVPGGSGPLVAFYGDSYTLGTGASSYDERWSTVISAERGWREFNPSVNGLGFVNNRSLYGEDSGDLPSLIIEQDPDIVFVTMGLNDNFSYDRASEKIEAQIDADLTRLHDALPDARFIVVEPFWYTDERPESLEVISGWVADAADRIGADHIEGASHWIEGHPEWMASDGLHPNDDGYAEMAKRMDEELDALGL; this is encoded by the coding sequence ATGACGCTGAAGAGTCTTCGTATCGCCGTGGCCGCCGGGGTGCTGGCCCTCGCAGGATGCAGCAGTCCTGCTCCCGCGGCCGAGGTTCCGGGTGGCTCGGGCCCTCTCGTCGCGTTCTATGGCGACTCGTACACGCTCGGAACCGGGGCGAGTTCCTATGACGAGCGCTGGTCGACGGTCATCAGCGCCGAGCGCGGCTGGCGCGAGTTCAACCCGAGCGTCAACGGCCTCGGCTTCGTCAACAACCGCAGCCTCTACGGCGAGGACAGCGGCGACCTGCCGTCGCTCATCATCGAGCAGGACCCGGACATCGTCTTCGTGACCATGGGCCTCAACGACAACTTCAGCTACGACCGGGCCTCCGAGAAGATCGAAGCGCAGATCGACGCCGACCTCACCCGCCTGCACGATGCGCTGCCCGACGCGCGCTTCATCGTGGTCGAGCCGTTCTGGTACACCGACGAGCGTCCCGAGTCGCTCGAGGTCATCTCCGGCTGGGTGGCCGACGCGGCCGACAGGATCGGCGCCGATCACATCGAGGGGGCCTCGCACTGGATCGAGGGGCACCCGGAATGGATGGCGAGCGACGGTCTGCATCCGAACGACGACGGCTACGCCGAGATGGCGAAACGGATGGACGAGGAGCTGGACGCGCTCGGGCTCTGA
- a CDS encoding zf-HC2 domain-containing protein: MSDCGCEKAKAELEEYLHNELRRDDAADIREHMENCADCSGELKVGLVLTEAVRRACRDTAPEELRVQVMTRIRAIQTTH, encoded by the coding sequence ATGAGCGACTGCGGTTGCGAGAAGGCCAAAGCAGAACTCGAGGAGTATCTGCACAACGAACTGCGCCGCGACGATGCGGCCGACATCCGTGAGCACATGGAGAACTGCGCCGACTGCTCCGGCGAGCTGAAGGTCGGACTCGTGCTGACCGAGGCCGTGCGCCGCGCCTGCCGCGACACCGCGCCGGAAGAGCTGCGCGTCCAGGTCATGACGCGCATCCGCGCGATCCAGACCACCCACTGA
- a CDS encoding sigma-70 family RNA polymerase sigma factor, which produces MSSEPGEPADVHGAEVDETDDRDTDVHETDVHETEAEETIVEAIEEAATPTSDELRSLFEEQALPFIDQLYAAGLRMTRNPADAQDLVQETFVKAFAAFGGFQQGTNLKAWLYRILTNTFINNYRKNQRNPYQHTIDDLEDWQLGSAESATAGSTVGRSAEAEAIDHLPDSAVKDALQAVPEDFRLAVYFADVEGFSYQEIADIMKTPVGTVMSRLHRGRRLLRELLTDYAAERGLSVGATSRRRSPKKTEPASVETTE; this is translated from the coding sequence ATGAGCAGCGAACCGGGCGAGCCCGCCGACGTCCACGGCGCCGAGGTCGATGAGACCGACGACCGCGACACGGACGTCCACGAGACCGACGTCCACGAGACCGAGGCCGAAGAGACGATCGTCGAGGCGATCGAAGAGGCGGCGACGCCGACCAGCGACGAGCTCCGCTCACTGTTCGAGGAACAGGCCCTGCCGTTCATCGATCAGCTCTATGCGGCCGGCCTGCGGATGACCCGCAACCCGGCGGATGCGCAAGACCTCGTTCAGGAGACCTTCGTGAAGGCGTTCGCCGCGTTCGGTGGCTTTCAGCAGGGCACCAACCTCAAGGCGTGGCTGTACCGCATCCTCACGAACACGTTCATCAACAACTACCGCAAGAACCAGCGCAACCCGTACCAGCACACGATCGACGACCTCGAAGACTGGCAGCTCGGCTCGGCCGAGTCCGCGACGGCCGGCTCCACCGTCGGGCGCAGCGCCGAAGCCGAGGCCATCGACCACCTGCCCGACTCGGCGGTGAAGGACGCTCTCCAGGCCGTTCCCGAGGACTTCCGCCTGGCCGTGTACTTCGCCGACGTCGAGGGGTTCTCCTACCAGGAGATCGCGGACATCATGAAGACCCCGGTCGGCACCGTGATGAGCCGACTGCACCGCGGCCGCCGCCTGCTGCGCGAACTGCTCACCGACTACGCCGCCGAGCGCGGCCTCAGCGTCGGAGCGACGTCCCGTCGTCGTTCCCCCAAGAAAACAGAACCCGCAAGCGTCGAGACAACGGAGTGA
- the aroA gene encoding 3-phosphoshikimate 1-carboxyvinyltransferase, with protein MGILGEAGPRFRLPGDDFEARDTVSGPPPAWAAPTASGPLAARLSLPGSKSLTNRELVLASLADGESILRAPLHSRDTTLMIAALRELGIAIDELEGTDTGYGPDLRITPAELGGGVSIDCGLAGTLMRFLPPLASLGLGPITFDGDEGARRRPMRTTIESLRALGVEVGDDARGTLPFTVYGMGRVAGGELAIDASASSQFVSGLLLSAARFENGLTLRHTGETLPSLPHIAMTIDVLARRGVAVENPEPGVWVVPAGPIAGRVVDIEPDLSNAAPFLVAAVVAGGSVTIAGWPAETTQVGDDLRELLTRFGAETTLTDGSLRVDGGTGVAFGRSMPGVHLDLSTGGELAPALVALAALADSPSRITGIGHLRGHETDRLAALAAELNALGGAVTELPDGLAIDPRPLTADPDRPWQSYEDHRMATAGAIIGLAVPGLLVDDIATTSKTLPQFTELWRTLLGDAGSGGIPISGTGATA; from the coding sequence ATGGGAATCCTCGGCGAAGCAGGTCCTCGATTCCGCCTTCCGGGCGACGACTTCGAGGCGCGCGACACGGTCAGCGGCCCTCCCCCTGCGTGGGCGGCGCCCACAGCGTCCGGGCCGCTCGCAGCGCGTCTGTCACTGCCCGGGTCGAAGAGCCTCACCAACCGCGAGCTGGTGCTCGCGTCGCTGGCCGACGGGGAGTCGATCCTGCGAGCGCCGCTGCACTCGCGCGACACCACGCTGATGATCGCCGCGCTGCGCGAGCTCGGCATCGCGATCGATGAGCTGGAGGGCACCGACACGGGATACGGTCCCGATCTGCGCATCACCCCCGCCGAACTCGGCGGCGGCGTCTCGATCGACTGCGGGCTCGCCGGAACCTTGATGCGCTTCCTGCCGCCCCTGGCCTCCCTCGGTCTCGGCCCGATCACCTTCGACGGCGACGAGGGCGCGCGCCGGCGGCCGATGCGCACCACGATCGAATCGCTGCGCGCGCTCGGCGTCGAGGTGGGCGACGACGCCCGCGGCACCCTCCCCTTCACCGTCTACGGGATGGGCCGGGTCGCGGGTGGCGAGCTCGCGATCGACGCGTCGGCGTCGAGCCAGTTCGTCTCCGGTCTGCTGCTCTCCGCCGCTCGCTTCGAGAACGGACTCACACTGCGGCACACCGGCGAGACGCTGCCGAGCCTGCCGCACATCGCGATGACGATCGACGTGCTCGCCCGACGCGGCGTCGCGGTCGAGAACCCGGAACCGGGCGTCTGGGTGGTCCCCGCCGGTCCGATCGCGGGTCGCGTGGTCGACATCGAGCCCGACCTCTCGAACGCCGCCCCGTTCCTCGTCGCCGCCGTTGTCGCGGGCGGCTCCGTCACGATCGCCGGCTGGCCGGCCGAGACGACCCAGGTCGGCGACGATCTCCGCGAGCTGCTCACCCGCTTCGGGGCCGAGACGACGCTCACCGATGGGTCGCTGCGCGTCGACGGCGGCACCGGCGTCGCCTTCGGGCGGAGCATGCCCGGGGTCCACCTCGACCTCTCCACCGGCGGCGAACTCGCCCCCGCCCTCGTCGCCCTGGCCGCGCTCGCCGACTCGCCCAGCCGCATCACGGGCATCGGGCACCTGCGGGGGCACGAGACCGACCGACTCGCCGCGCTCGCCGCCGAGCTCAACGCTCTCGGCGGTGCGGTGACCGAGCTCCCCGACGGCCTCGCGATCGATCCCCGACCGCTGACCGCCGACCCGGATCGCCCCTGGCAGAGCTACGAGGACCACCGCATGGCGACGGCCGGGGCGATCATCGGCCTCGCCGTGCCCGGACTGCTCGTCGACGACATCGCGACGACCTCGAAGACGCTCCCCCAGTTCACCGAGCTCTGGCGAACCCTGCTCGGCGACGCCGGTTCGGGCGGTATCCCGATCAGCGGAACCGGCGCGACGGCCTGA
- the rsgA gene encoding ribosome small subunit-dependent GTPase A: MSWLTDDEDEPYSDYDESAARVRPNPRGTRPRSKQRPEHDDAVRGRVLTVDRGRLTVLLEENTEAERELQAKRARELGRTPIVTGDLVDVVGDLSGDEGTLARVVRIAPRSTLLRRSADDSDEVERVVVANADQLMIVVAAANPEPRAGLVDRYLIAAFDAGIEPILVVTKTDLADPASFLAEFDILDLDIVLTARGGVPLEEFRRRLIGHTTVAVGHSGVGKSTLVNALVPGAARATGVVNEVTGRGRHTSSSTISLRVRDNAGGSGWIIDTPGVRSFGLGHVDPASVMRSFALHAIAPEPPDGEVPLVEAHDWEIVDRVREGELGPVGQRRLDSLQRILTTLDPKAERDWEPAPDPED, from the coding sequence ATGAGCTGGCTGACCGACGACGAAGACGAGCCCTACTCCGACTACGACGAGTCGGCCGCGCGGGTCCGGCCGAACCCGCGCGGTACGCGTCCCCGGTCGAAGCAGCGCCCCGAGCACGACGACGCCGTCCGCGGGCGCGTGCTCACCGTCGACCGCGGTCGTCTCACCGTCCTCCTCGAGGAGAACACCGAGGCGGAGCGCGAGCTGCAGGCCAAGCGGGCCCGAGAACTCGGCCGCACCCCCATCGTCACGGGCGATCTGGTAGACGTCGTCGGCGACCTCTCCGGCGACGAGGGAACCCTCGCCCGCGTGGTGCGGATCGCGCCGCGCAGCACATTGCTGCGACGCAGCGCCGACGACTCCGACGAGGTCGAGCGGGTCGTCGTGGCCAACGCCGACCAGCTGATGATCGTCGTCGCCGCCGCGAACCCCGAGCCGCGCGCGGGACTCGTCGACCGCTACCTGATCGCCGCATTCGACGCCGGCATCGAACCGATCCTCGTCGTCACGAAGACCGACCTCGCCGACCCGGCGTCATTCCTCGCGGAGTTCGACATCCTCGATCTCGACATCGTGCTCACCGCGCGCGGCGGGGTACCGCTCGAGGAGTTCCGCCGTCGTCTGATCGGGCACACGACCGTCGCCGTCGGCCACTCGGGTGTCGGCAAGTCCACCCTGGTGAACGCACTGGTGCCCGGCGCGGCGCGCGCGACCGGCGTCGTCAACGAGGTGACGGGCCGCGGCCGGCACACCTCGTCGTCGACGATCTCGCTGCGGGTCCGCGACAACGCGGGCGGATCGGGCTGGATCATCGATACCCCGGGGGTCCGCTCCTTCGGACTCGGCCACGTCGACCCGGCCAGCGTGATGCGCTCGTTCGCGCTGCACGCGATCGCGCCCGAACCTCCCGACGGCGAGGTGCCCCTCGTCGAGGCGCACGACTGGGAGATCGTCGACCGGGTACGCGAGGGCGAACTCGGCCCCGTCGGCCAGCGTCGCCTCGACTCGCTGCAGCGCATCCTCACGACCCTCGACCCGAAGGCCGAGCGCGACTGGGAGCCCGCCCCCGACCCCGAGGACTGA
- a CDS encoding NmrA family NAD(P)-binding protein encodes MILILGATGMFGSRVLRETAARGASVRALVHSDDHAAPLRASGIDAVVGDLDDRASLAPAFAGVDTVFVVTPMDGRILERETNALDAAVAAGVRRIVKLYGAVRHLPDEPLDQQHKASIAAIAASGLRYALVSPNSVMETSFLSQAPAVQQANRLFGCAGDGRVGVVAADDVARAIAVVLTDRDEQGENYVLTGPSAITMSDEAAALTRLLGRPIAYQDMPDTDFRAFMVNEVGIPDDRVDEAVMVHFAAWKRGDADIVTDTVEQLTGTAAMSIDEWLAANRSVFSG; translated from the coding sequence GTGATCCTGATCCTCGGCGCGACGGGCATGTTCGGCAGTCGGGTTCTGCGCGAGACGGCGGCACGGGGAGCGAGCGTGCGGGCGCTGGTCCACTCGGACGACCACGCGGCCCCACTTCGAGCGAGCGGCATCGATGCCGTCGTCGGCGACCTCGACGACCGAGCGAGCCTCGCGCCGGCGTTCGCAGGCGTCGACACCGTATTCGTCGTGACGCCGATGGACGGGCGCATCCTCGAACGGGAGACGAACGCGCTCGACGCCGCCGTCGCCGCCGGGGTACGGCGCATCGTCAAGCTCTACGGCGCCGTCCGACACCTGCCCGATGAGCCGCTCGACCAGCAGCACAAGGCCAGCATCGCGGCGATCGCGGCGTCCGGGCTCCGTTATGCCCTCGTCTCCCCCAACTCGGTGATGGAGACCAGCTTCCTGTCGCAGGCTCCTGCCGTGCAGCAGGCGAACAGGCTGTTCGGCTGCGCCGGCGACGGCAGGGTCGGGGTCGTCGCCGCCGACGACGTCGCCCGCGCGATCGCGGTCGTACTCACCGACCGCGACGAGCAGGGCGAGAACTACGTGCTCACCGGACCGTCCGCGATCACCATGTCCGACGAGGCGGCGGCTCTCACCCGACTGCTCGGCCGGCCGATCGCGTATCAGGACATGCCGGACACCGACTTCCGTGCCTTCATGGTGAACGAGGTCGGCATCCCCGACGACCGGGTCGACGAGGCGGTCATGGTGCACTTCGCCGCGTGGAAGCGCGGCGACGCCGACATCGTCACCGACACCGTCGAGCAGCTGACCGGCACGGCGGCGATGTCGATCGACGAGTGGCTCGCCGCGAATCGATCGGTCTTCAGCGGCTAG
- a CDS encoding glycosyltransferase family 9 protein, producing MRKPTESDGRPELVVLRAIKVGDLLLAVPALHAIRRANPEHRLILATTGWLEPLAELIDGLDAFLPQHGLDHPIALERGRVDTVVNLHGRGPQSTDLLDALDPRRRVGHRFGERWDGPEWRDGGLERVRWAELVQWHGMPADPDELWLKDPGPSANPDAVVVHIGAAYGSRLWPAERFGLVARILEREGGRVLISGGASERDRAAHVAELAGLPEDRIIAGRADLREFAATVASARLVVTVDTGAAHLASAYRTPSVIVFGPAPVEEWGPPAGPHIALTDASLRRGDGFADDPDPALLAVTADDVLAAARGLLG from the coding sequence GTGAGGAAGCCGACCGAGTCCGATGGCCGACCCGAGCTCGTCGTGCTGCGCGCCATCAAGGTCGGCGACCTGTTGCTCGCGGTGCCCGCGCTGCACGCGATCCGCCGTGCCAACCCCGAGCATCGGCTGATTCTCGCGACGACGGGGTGGCTCGAGCCTCTCGCCGAACTCATCGACGGGCTCGATGCCTTCCTCCCGCAGCACGGTCTCGACCATCCGATCGCGTTGGAGCGAGGGCGAGTCGACACCGTCGTCAACCTGCACGGTCGAGGCCCTCAGAGCACCGATCTCCTCGACGCCCTCGACCCGCGGCGACGCGTCGGGCACCGCTTCGGGGAGCGCTGGGACGGACCCGAGTGGCGCGACGGCGGTCTCGAGCGGGTGCGGTGGGCGGAGCTTGTGCAGTGGCACGGGATGCCGGCCGATCCCGATGAGCTCTGGCTGAAGGACCCGGGTCCCAGCGCGAACCCCGACGCGGTCGTCGTGCACATCGGCGCCGCCTACGGGTCGCGGCTGTGGCCCGCGGAGCGCTTCGGTCTCGTCGCCCGAATCCTCGAACGCGAGGGCGGTCGCGTGCTGATCTCGGGTGGCGCGTCCGAGCGCGATCGCGCAGCCCACGTCGCCGAACTCGCCGGGCTGCCGGAGGACCGCATCATCGCGGGACGCGCCGATCTGCGGGAGTTCGCGGCCACGGTCGCGTCCGCCCGCCTCGTCGTCACGGTCGATACCGGAGCGGCGCACCTCGCGTCCGCCTACCGGACCCCGTCGGTGATCGTGTTCGGACCGGCGCCGGTCGAGGAGTGGGGGCCGCCCGCAGGTCCGCACATCGCGTTGACCGACGCCTCGCTGCGGCGCGGAGACGGCTTCGCCGACGACCCGGATCCCGCGCTGCTCGCGGTCACGGCCGACGATGTGCTGGCCGCGGCCCGAGGCTTGCTCGGCTAG